Genomic DNA from Coffea arabica cultivar ET-39 chromosome 7e, Coffea Arabica ET-39 HiFi, whole genome shotgun sequence:
ATATAAAGTTAATTTAATAGTAGTAAGACTGAAGTGGGCTATTCTCCGTTGTTTAGATCGTTAATACCTTGGTGTGCTGTGCTGCAATTAGTACTAGTTATCCAATCGTCATAATACCAAACAAATTGCTTTCCGTCCAATCATAAAATCAGTTATTCAAGCCTTTCTGGTTCAATTATTAACTCCCATCATGATCATGCGCATGCCTCGAAAAAGCATCTGAGATCAAGGGTGACTTCAAACATTTGTTCTTTGGTTAAAAGGAGACCAACGATGACTTCTCTTCGTCTGGTCGGTCATTCCACGTCGCCCCGGTCACCCTCCTCATCTCCAGCAAGCCCCCTCCCCCTCTTTGGCTACCTGGACTCCTACAAGCTGGACATCTGAGATCATCTTGCATTACAGCAAAGGAAGCAAGGCCGTCACAAACAAGAATCCGATCAATTGAAACCCCGGGCAGTTTTTGTTTCAACACAAAACATCAACACAGGTCCCTATGCCTCGAGCAACGTTTTCCAAGGGAAGCAAAACTTTCCCTCAGAGAGAGTGAGGGAGTTTAGCCTAGGATTAGAGAATTTCATGTCAATCAAAGTTCTGCCTTGTTACTCAAAGGTCTGATGACGAAGGGCTAGAGCGTGCAGCACGTACTGTGATCATAACCATGCACTGTtgttttttcattcttttctcGTATACGACGTAATAATCTGTTTCGttcaattgtttttttttttttttttttttatgcttcTTGGCAATGCTGAAGGGTGGTTAGAATGTGAAATGCTATATTATTGTTTGATTTGATGGTCATGACTGTCAACATGCTCAGCATTTACAGTGTCATCAGAAAGGTTGTGGTCGACTATCTCCTTAACTAGGACCCCATCGTCGGCCTTGTCTGTGTCGTCATCAGCaccccatttcttcttcataatCTTAGGGACCAAACGGGTCACCTCTTTTGTCTCCAATTCATCATCTTGGTTTACCCTTTCAAATCGGACGGCACTCACCTTTCTAGCATTTCCCGCTAGTATCTGCAGTGAGATGCAAATCACAACCCATCTTTAACACTTGCATATGTATATTGGCAGCAGAAAATGCAGAGCGATTTGGCAAATGTACCTCAAGCTTAAATATTTGACTCTTTTCATGTTGATCTGTCCGATCAGATTCTGCCTCTTCATACTCATCattctcttcttcattttccCTTTCAAGCACCACTTTTATAGTCTCACCAGTCCTTGGGATGTAACCAAATGCTTCGCAGACAAAACCAGACACCGTCTCATACTGATGACCCTGAATTATAATTATTAAAAGTTGGGCTGTAAGGCAGCATTTGATAAGAGAATTACCATCCTAAAGTCTGAAGATTACTGTTTGAGTTACTCATGATGCTAGACAATAAGCACAACAATATCctttttatattaaataaaaaagatacCTCTGGCATTTTGATATTTAGATCCTCAGAAAGATGGTCAATAGAGGTGTTCGCATCCACATCGTATATGCCTTGAGCCCGCATTACAATATAACCAGTTTTTTTCTGAATTTCCTCCTGCTATATGATGGTAAACatgagacccaaaaaaaaaaaaaaaaaaaagctaaaaaatGAAGTGTATGATACAACACCAATTTTTGTATGAACTCAATTAATAAGAAATGCCCCCAAGCCACACTACTACCATAAGATGTCAGCGAAACCGTAAGCTGCATGCAAAGAACAACATTCAAGACAATAATACTTCCAATGGCCCAAAGCAAATGTACATTGTCAAAAGTCAATAAATACCATAACTCACAAAGAACTTCTCTATTTTTCCCCAAACATGGCTAGCCTGACGACATGTAATTGCAAGGTGTTCAAATTAGGGGTGATTTTGGTATGTTAATAACACCACTGCTACTTAAGCACTGTTCTGGCCAACAAAGATGGACACAGCGAGTACAGTATATTCCTTCCCACTTTTTTCATATAGGCTACTAGTGTTCCTACATGTTCCTAATTATCTATTTAGATTTATTCTAGTTAACCTGATGGAGATTTTCCCACCAGTTAACTTTCATATCTCCCTTAGTGCCTGTGCCTGGTTAAACTACGACATCCTATTGTAAGTGTACATTTATTTATCTGTAACTGCCCACTGATCATTTTCATGATCTGCTTTTCTTAGGATAGCACATTGAAACAGCTCAAGCTAAGATCACATCCTGAACTGAGTAGGGGGAAGCAAATTTATCTCATGAAATGCACTTAGATATCATATAACCATTTCCAACTTCAATGCTGGTTTGATATAAATGATCTAAACATACAAATTTAGCTCTGAACTGAGTAGGGGAAGCAAATTACCATCATGAAGACATAtgcacaaaattttttaaaaaaaatactattagTAATAACAATGAGCCTTACACTtgaatcattttcatcaaaGATCTCACCAACAATTTCCTCAACCACATCTTCAAGTGTTACTAACTGTTACATTAATTAGCACAAAGCAAACATGAGGGATCAGGCAAAAACTCAATTGGAAAAAGGTAAGGACTCTTTAATAGAATCAAGTAAGTGATACATACTCCAATAGTTCCTCCATACTCGTTAAGAACAACAGCCATATGTACTTTTCTGATGCGGAACTCCCTAAGAAGATTCCACACTGACATCGAATCTGCAACAATTGAAAGTCATATTATTCCATTGCTCAGTAGTAGCACAAAATTAAATTGAAGGAGCAACAATTAAAACATACTGTCTAGAATAGAGATGAGAACACTCGATAAATGCGGATGCAAATTCAAATAATAGTTACTAAGTTAGAAACTTTGTTTTCCAGTATGATGCAAAACATCAAGTAAATTATAAAAGATCAATCTCAACAGCATTCTGTAAACAATGATATTCCTACAATGTGATTTCTGAATACAGCATACCTATAATCTTCAGCTCATATACATTACCAATAATGAGATGTGAACTAATTTAAAAACTCAATTGGGAAGGagaaaatcttaaaaaaaaaaacaactggGGCCTATTTCCCTCCATACAATTTTCTGAATGGGCACTGATATGTTTCTTTTTAATTGCTCATTCCAAAAACAGCATGAATCTGGATTTACTCCAATGTCTATGTGGTGTTCAATATTCTTCATAATCATCAATCTTGGAAGAAGTAATAAAACAATGAACTGCAAGCAAGGAGGCAGATAATACCAAAAGAACCTAGACAAACATAAGACATTCCATGACTGCAACATACAAAATCAATGAAACATCAGGCACTCTTAAATTACCAGGCACAAAGTATGCAGGTTTATGTGCCATATCTCCCACAACAGAACTTTCTAGTAGATCCCCCTTCAAAATCAAACAGAATAAATTCTGCAGACTGTGAGATATTTTTGCATGATTAGATAAAGATATTGCTTCCCTAATTAAAAAAGGAATATCATTTGCAGAAATAGTTGGTCAACCTTTTGGACAAAATCTAGAAGATCCATTGCATAGGCAATGCCAACTATGTTGTCAATACGCTGTTCAAAGACAGGCACTCTGCAAGCAGGGATTCATATTTATTAGCAGGCGGTTGATAGGGTAAAAAAAGGCCAACTAGAcaaatgaaaatgaagcttcaagtACCTGGAGTACTGATGAGTCACCCACAAATCATGGAAATCAACAAGTGTTGCACTGGCATCAATTGCAACAACATCAACAAGAGGTGTCATCACCTCTCTTACATGTGTATCTTTTATCTCTAACACATTTTCAATCATGTCCTGaaagagtcaaatcaaatgcTGTTCTCATAggcaaattacatttttcaACGGGATGCATCAAAACAGCtcagaaaatgaaaacaaaattaagCATTGGATGATCAACTGCTCTACTGTTTAGTTTAACATGTATATCTTGAAATTTGACGTGTACAATGCTCCTGTGATTGTAAAAGTCTCAACCCATGTTTTTAAATAGCAGAGAATTGCTCCTATAATTCATATGGCCTCTATGCATGAAACATTATGAAAAAAAGAAGTGAGTGCATTACTAGCCTGTTCTTCCTCCTCAATTGCCCCACTTAACTCTGCTCCACGCAACATTAACTTCAATTCATCTTCAGTAACATATGGTTCACTAGTACATTAAGAAGAAGGCCAAAAAGCAGAGTCAAACGAGAATCCAATTTACATCTGAAACATGAATAATAGCAATAAACAGTAACAAAAACTTGTAGTGAAAATTAGTGGCACTGTTCAAGCATAGTTTGAACATTTTATTGTGTACAGATTGTTTGAAAGCCATTCAAAGCAAGCAGATTAAAAGAATTAAACTGTTTGAAAGCTACAGGGTACTGAAAGAGTCCTTAGAGTTACGAATTATACATCGTAGGATTCTTGGCACTAGAAAGCTTGATGGCACATGACCGTCCTCCTTAAAGGGGACTAAGTCCTAATTTTCCTCATCCTCATTAGAACTCTTCTTTACTGGCGCTAGCCAGGCAAAATTCAGATAAAAAAATAACCAAACATAAACAAATGAGATAGTGTTGAAAGTCCAAGTAAATTACTGATGCAGTGTACTAAATTGGCCATCTCATGGAAGTTAGAAAATGTCAGAAAATTTTGTATGCTGAGACATACCTTCTTCCCTTCAAACCAAGGAGTTTCAGCATTCCCATTGACAAATATGTGACCACTCTTCCTACAGGATACAGTATCAAGGAAAGCCACGCCACAGGCCTGACCTAGATACATTTACGATACATCTAGTCAAATGCACTTGATAGCAGAATATCTTCACACATACAGAGAGATACAGTAACGAGTTGGtaattttacaaaaagaaacAATCTTCCAATCCTTATTAGCTTAAAATTTTTACTAAAACGAAACAAGTTTAACTTACCACAAACCTAGCAACATCGGTGGCATTATGAACAGCTATACTTTTTGGAGTAATTTCAGTGAGGAGCAAAATAGCCACCTGGCAACATTGTGGACAAGGGGTTTATATCAGTACACCACATAGAAGTCTTATTACTCACAGCTAAAATTGATGTTAACCCAGGGGAAAGAAGGGAACGAGACGTCCTTGTCATTGTACCAGAAGAAATGCAAGAACCTCTTTAATCCaacaatcaaaatttttaatcttATGCATTATTTTCTTACTAAAATTTTTAACTTCCTTTATTGACGATAATTACAAATTTCTGAACTCCAATCACCAGCTCTAATAAGGCGTACCCTTTTTCAACACTTCAAATTCATTCATTAGTGACCATTTAATCTGCTGTAATTCTCACAAGTTAAAACCTTTTCCAATCCTAGCCCTGATGTCCCATTAAGATtgatagaaaaaaattttacatcatAATTACAAGATatggaaaataagaaaatgaacaGAAGTTTAGTTTGATGAAAAGGAGACTAACATGCAACTTTTGGCTCAACATGAAAGGAAAAAATATCAATGTAGGTCAATTTACTGCCACCCATAGCAAGTTTTCAAGCATGCCTTAGGACACTAAAACTGCCAAGacttttatcaatattttgttTCAAGAGCATCAGACAATAAGAGAAATTCCTACAAGAAAGACACAGGAACCACGACCCTGAGATCAATATCTACAATGGAATACTGAAACATCTTCAGAAAcagaaaaatttatcaaaaatttttttactgcAAACTGTGAGATTCTCAGTTGACAAACTCAGAGAGATCCATACATACCGTCATTACTCCAGTTGCAGCACTCACACCAGCTTCACCAAATATTGCCGTTGCAGCCTCTGTAACCAATGCCGTAGCTCCAATATTAACCACGCTGAGTACATAAATGAAATCTACAATAAGAGATAATGCTTGTCTTCAACTGGAGAAAACAGAATAGTCATAGTACATTTACAAAAAGAGAGCAGTACGTTGTGCCAATGAGGATAGTCGTCAAAAACCGAGTAACATCGCTACGGAGCATTTTAAAAACACCATTTTCAGATTCTTTTTCAGCTAGCTCCCGCACCTGGCATATTTAAAGTCTCAAATACTATCATGTAGAGAAATTAAGCAGGGAACAGAAAAGGTAAGAGAGACATCATCTATATAATTTGCAATAGTATTGCAATCAATACCCAAATAAAACTCTTCAGAAAAGAAGCAACTACTAGCATTTATAAGCCTGAAAGTCAGTGTTCTCCACAtatgttacattttttttttaaatttttttataattacacAATAGATCTATACTGGAAGGATTAGTTATTTGTTTCAATAACTCTTGGATAATGGAACATTAGCGAAAACAATATCGCGCTCCCAAAATCTGAAATAGCTTAAATTTGATACTATTATTGTATAAAAGTTTCGTTTACTAACAGGGTTCTAACTTCACCGTTCAGGATAAAACAGGAAACAGAACCAACAGATGCAATAAAGAAACCAACATTTGCTAACCATATTTCAGCGTTTACAGTGGAGCAGAAAGTTGATACCTTCCAAGGCCAAAGAGTAGTTATAGAGGTCTCAGCCATGGAGAAAAATGCCGATAAACCCAACAACGCAGCCAGAACCAGACCTTGCTCCTTAAAAACCCTAAGAACCTGCAAAACCTTAGGCCAAGAACTCCTCAACGCCATCCCACTCCTCTCAAAAACGCCATTCCATCCCGCATTCAGTACTCCCTCCACCGCCACCGCTTTGCGACACGACAACACCATAAAGCCACAAATAAACACTGCCAAAACCAATCCTCTCCTCAATGAAACCTCCACAAAACCTGAATTCGTCCCTGCCACTGCCGTCCCCGAAGATTTTTCCACATTCTCCCCCTCGTAATCCCTACTAATTGCTAACGAACCACTAAAAGCTTCAATTTTCGGACTAATTCTAATCCGTTGGGAATTGAATAGATTTCTCGAACTGTGGGATGAAGTGGAGTTGATAATTGTGGGGCGGTAAGTGTAAACTCCGTTTCTCGAGGGAAATTTGGGGAAAATTTTGAAAGTCAAAGTTCGGAAATTGCGAAATGGGGGTTTGGGAACGGTTACAGATGTGGAGCGACCGAGGAGCGAAGCTTCTACCGCTgcatccattttttttcccttttctgtttgtttgtaaaatacaaatattaattccaaaagaaggaaaaaaatgaagctaatttaaaggaggaagaagaggagCTAGGGTTTTTTGCGGAGTTTGAAGCGGTGAAATCGAACAGCTGGGGAGGTCATcgcggtggtggtggtggtggtggttttgttcttcttttcaaccaaacatggaaggatttttttttttttttcctacagTACAGGCAACTGGGTGGCGCGGACTTTGGAGCGAAATGACGCCAAATGCCCCTGCAACTTGCATTTTCGTATCTTTGTCCTTTTCTACAAATAGTCGATAGGCGGACCGCAGACCTCTcccattaaaagaaaaatgggctGAGATTCGTTGTTGCAGTAGGGGTATTTAGAAGCTCAGGCCCACCTTCGTTTTGCCCTCCAAACGAAGACCCTCCCATGATTTCCAGTTGGGCTCGTGCTTATTAGCTGGGATTCTGCAGGTCTCCTCCTTGCCCTTATAATTCCTCAAAACGTTGTCATTTTATGTGACTTCTTTAATATTCATATGGATGCGTAATTTGATGATAATTTAGTTTTCATCGATTTTTCGTGACCCTGTTGGGTAACCTCTTAGTATAAGTTAGAGTAGAACTAAGACTAGAagttagacaaaaaaaaaaaaaattcctcgaCAAAAGTTACATACTAGTAGCAAGGTACTagcaaacagttttttttttttttttttttttcatattctaGTATAGTAAATTACTGTCTACTCTTTTGGTGGGAAGTAATTGTTCTActtatatatttaaaatttactCGTACAACAAAGTAATAATAGCATACATCagatcaaataaaataatagtacATGCCAAACTGCAAAGCTCCGTAACAGCCCCAAAACCACATTTAGAATTATTCCAGAAAGGAACAGCTACTGGgaattggaatcaaatacaGGTCATTTTTCCTCCTCACTGTCAAAGCAAAGCCCTCACTCATGTCCAGTTGCTCTGGCTTCTGTTCATTTGGGAGTTTCCAGTCAAAATGATACAGTAGCTGTGCAAGTTGTAGTTCAATACTAGCTAAAGCAAATGATATGCCTGGACATATCCTTCTTCCAGCTCCAAAAGGCATGTATTTGAAATCATTCCCATGATAATCACTTGGACAATCAAGGAATCTCTCCGGCTTGAATTTCTCAGCTTCAGTCCAGTATTTGGAATCCCTGCCAAGAGCCCAGGCGTTGATAATAACTCTTGTATTTACAGGTATGACATAACCATTAACTTCACATTGTTCACTGTTTTCCCTTGGAAGCAACAGTGGTGCTGAGGGATGTAGCCTCAGGGTTTCTTTTACCACTGCTTGCAAGTATTCTAGTTCATGAAGCCTTGATTCATCAACATTTCTTCTTCTGTCATAAACTTCTCTTACCTCGTCTTGTGCCCTTTTCATGATGTCTGGATTTTTCAACATTTCGGACATGACCCATTCCACGGTTGTGGATGATGTCTCGCTTCCTGCACTGAAAATGTCCTGAAGATTGGTGGACAAGGCAGAGGATAGTTTTTAGATTAATCTCACTGCATTTTCGAGCTGGATAAGAAGAGCAAAGCTCAGTTGAATTCCAT
This window encodes:
- the LOC113690643 gene encoding putative DUF21 domain-containing protein At3g13070, chloroplastic isoform X2, which translates into the protein MDAAVEASLLGRSTSVTVPKPPFRNFRTLTFKIFPKFPSRNGVYTYRPTIINSTSSHSSRNLFNSQRIRISPKIEAFSGSLAISRDYEGENVEKSSGTAVAGTNSGFVEVSLRRGLVLAVFICGFMVLSCRKAVAVEGVLNAGWNGVFERSGMALRSSWPKVLQVLRVFKEQGLVLAALLGLSAFFSMAETSITTLWPWKVRELAEKESENGVFKMLRSDVTRFLTTILIGTTVVNIGATALVTEAATAIFGEAGVSAATGVMTVAILLLTEITPKSIAVHNATDVARFVVRPVAWLSLILYPVGRVVTYLSMGMLKLLGLKGRSEPYVTEDELKLMLRGAELSGAIEEEEQDMIENVLEIKDTHVREVMTPLVDVVAIDASATLVDFHDLWVTHQYSRVPVFEQRIDNIVGIAYAMDLLDFVQKNLFCLILKGDLLESSVVGDMAHKPAYFVPDSMSVWNLLREFRIRKVHMAVVLNEYGGTIGLVTLEDVVEEIVGEIFDENDSSEEIQKKTGYIVMRAQGIYDVDANTSIDHLSEDLNIKMPEGHQYETVSGFVCEAFGYIPRTGETIKVVLERENEEENDEYEEAESDRTDQHEKSQIFKLEILAGNARKVSAVRFERVNQDDELETKEVTRLVPKIMKKKWGADDDTDKADDGVLVKEIVDHNLSDDTVNAEHVDSHDHQIKQ
- the LOC113690643 gene encoding putative DUF21 domain-containing protein At3g13070, chloroplastic isoform X1, whose protein sequence is MDAAVEASLLGRSTSVTVPKPPFRNFRTLTFKIFPKFPSRNGVYTYRPTIINSTSSHSSRNLFNSQRIRISPKIEAFSGSLAISRDYEGENVEKSSGTAVAGTNSGFVEVSLRRGLVLAVFICGFMVLSCRKAVAVEGVLNAGWNGVFERSGMALRSSWPKVLQVLRVFKEQGLVLAALLGLSAFFSMAETSITTLWPWKVRELAEKESENGVFKMLRSDVTRFLTTILIGTTVVNIGATALVTEAATAIFGEAGVSAATGVMTVAILLLTEITPKSIAVHNATDVARFVVRPVAWLSLILYPVGRVVTYLSMGMLKLLGLKGRSEPYVTEDELKLMLRGAELSGAIEEEEQDMIENVLEIKDTHVREVMTPLVDVVAIDASATLVDFHDLWVTHQYSRVPVFEQRIDNIVGIAYAMDLLDFVQKNLFCLILKGDLLESSVVGDMAHKPAYFVPDSMSVWNLLREFRIRKVHMAVVLNEYGGTIGLVTLEDVVEEIVGEIFDENDSSQEEIQKKTGYIVMRAQGIYDVDANTSIDHLSEDLNIKMPEGHQYETVSGFVCEAFGYIPRTGETIKVVLERENEEENDEYEEAESDRTDQHEKSQIFKLEILAGNARKVSAVRFERVNQDDELETKEVTRLVPKIMKKKWGADDDTDKADDGVLVKEIVDHNLSDDTVNAEHVDSHDHQIKQ
- the LOC113690643 gene encoding putative DUF21 domain-containing protein At3g13070, chloroplastic isoform X3 translates to MDAAVEASLLGRSTSVTVPKPPFRNFRTLTFKIFPKFPSRNGVYTYRPTIINSTSSHSSRNLFNSQRIRISPKIEAFSGSLAISRDYEGENVEKSSGTAVAGTNSGFVEVSLRRGLVLAVFICGFMVLSCRKAVAVEGVLNAGWNGVFERSGMALRSSWPKVLQVLRVFKEQGLVLAALLGLSAFFSMAETSITTLWPWKVRELAEKESENGVFKMLRSDVTRFLTTILIGTTVVNIGATALVTEAATAIFGEAGVSAATGVMTVAILLLTEITPKSIAVHNATDVARFVVRPVAWLSLILYPVGRVVTYLSMGMLKLLGLKGRSEPYVTEDELKLMLRGAELSGAIEEEEQDMIENVLEIKDTHVREVMTPLVDVVAIDASATLVDFHDLWVTHQYSRVPVFEQRIDNIVGIAYAMDLLDFVQKGDLLESSVVGDMAHKPAYFVPDSMSVWNLLREFRIRKVHMAVVLNEYGGTIGLVTLEDVVEEIVGEIFDENDSSQEEIQKKTGYIVMRAQGIYDVDANTSIDHLSEDLNIKMPEGHQYETVSGFVCEAFGYIPRTGETIKVVLERENEEENDEYEEAESDRTDQHEKSQIFKLEILAGNARKVSAVRFERVNQDDELETKEVTRLVPKIMKKKWGADDDTDKADDGVLVKEIVDHNLSDDTVNAEHVDSHDHQIKQ
- the LOC113690643 gene encoding putative DUF21 domain-containing protein At3g13070, chloroplastic isoform X4; its protein translation is MDAAVEASLLGRSTSVTVPKPPFRNFRTLTFKIFPKFPSRNGVYTYRPTIINSTSSHSSRNLFNSQRIRISPKIEAFSGSLAISRDYEGENVEKSSGTAVAGTNSGFVEVSLRRGLVLAVFICGFMVLSCRKAVAVEGVLNAGWNGVFERSGMALRSSWPKVLQVLRVFKEQGLVLAALLGLSAFFSMAETSITTLWPWKVRELAEKESENGVFKMLRSDVTRFLTTILIGTTVVNIGATALVTEAATAIFGEAGVSAATGVMTVAILLLTEITPKSIAVHNATDVARFVVRPVAWLSLILYPVGRVVTYLSMGMLKLLGLKGRSEPYVTEDELKLMLRGAELSGAIEEEEQDMIENVLEIKDTHVREVMTPLVDVVAIDASATLVDFHDLWVTHQYSRVPVFEQRIDNIVGIAYAMDLLDFVQKGDLLESSVVGDMAHKPAYFVPDSMSVWNLLREFRIRKVHMAVVLNEYGGTIGLVTLEDVVEEIVGEIFDENDSSEEIQKKTGYIVMRAQGIYDVDANTSIDHLSEDLNIKMPEGHQYETVSGFVCEAFGYIPRTGETIKVVLERENEEENDEYEEAESDRTDQHEKSQIFKLEILAGNARKVSAVRFERVNQDDELETKEVTRLVPKIMKKKWGADDDTDKADDGVLVKEIVDHNLSDDTVNAEHVDSHDHQIKQ